DNA from Bacillus sp. Marseille-P3661:
AAATAATTGTTTTTGACCTTTGGATAGGCAATACAGACCGAAAAGAGAACAATGTCCTCCTTGAACCAAATGGGCAAGGGGAGTATTTTCTCTATATGATTGATCATGGGCGTTGTTTTTCTAATGCAAAATGGACCGTTAAAACTCTTGAAAAAATGCCGAAGCTCGAAGTTACTCTCAACGTCCATAAGTGGTTTGCAGGTTTATTGCAAAGTGAAAACGAGATCCAGTCAGCGATTAAAGAAATCATGAATATACCTGAAGAGATCATAAGGGACGTCATCCAGTCAATTCCTGATGACTGGGATGTAACTGTTTCAGAAAGAGAAGCACTTGTTGCTCATCTAGTAAATGCGCAGCAACTATTACCCCAATTGCAAATACAACGACAAAATAAAGACACCAAAAAGAAAAAATCGAAAAAGGATAAATCCAAAAAGAAAAAATAAAAAAGACATAAAAAGAGGTGGTCCAAATTTACTTGGACTACCTTTTTTACCGTTTATGCCTTCCTATTCACTTTCATCATCAAATCTGCAAAACCAGTGTCTGTTTCCCATCTTTTGTACCATTTAGGACTAGTTTCTTTTACTAGTCGGATAAATTCATTTGCATTTACACCCATATCACTAATTAGCTTTTCTGCCAAATAGACAGGCTCCTTTTTAATCATGTGTACGACATCAATTATTTTCAATTTACTATTAGGTACGACATAAATATGCCGAGCCGAATGATCGAATCGGTTGTATCCTATTTGTTCAAAGATGTCTAATAGCTCAATAATTCTTGATACTAATTCCTTATTTAATGGATTCTTATCTAAATATTCGAAGAGCGTGGGGGAGGTCATATATTCCATTACTATAAAGTTATCACCTGAAAAATATACTTTAGGGGTAATACCAACTTTACCGCCGAGATTCAATGAATGTAGCTCCCGTACAAGATCTTCATTTCTACAGTAGATTTTCACACAGCGGTTTTCATCTATTTGAAAAACGGCTCCTTGATGACCTTTTCCTAATAATTTAAATCCGGTTGGATTAGTTACATCAACACTGCCGGAGGCTTTAGAGATGCTAATCTGATCTAGCTTATCGATAAATTTCTTTTCTAAGTTCAATGAAAAAAGCTCCTTTCTAAAAATCTGATTACTCTATAGAATATGCCGGCTGTAAAATGCTTGTGTAGACAACTCTCCTGCCTGTCTTAAATAACTTTTTCGGATAGGAAAAAAAAATGAGCCATATCTTTTCTAATGTTAATAATTAGATTTTGAACGGGGCTATAGTTGAACAACAGAGAGCTTCATTTTGGTGTTCTTAAGTTGTATAAAATGGGCCACGGGCCAGAGGGACACGGGCCAGAGGGACAGGCACCATGGAACAGAATTAAAACTGGGCCAGAGGGACAGGTACAGCGGAACAGAATTAAAACTGGGACAGAGGGACAGGTACCGCGGAACAGAATTAAAACTAGATCTAGTTAATAAAGTAACGTCCCATCCCATCGTCACCACCAATACATAATTGGTGGTTTATTATTTTTGAAATCAAAGCATAGTTTTCCAATTTGGAAGGTTAAATCTTTATCAATATTAATAGTTGATGATAAATAGATAAGACATTTAAAATAAGCCTGTAACTGGAGATCAACTTGCAGTTGTTCTTTCGAGAGTATTGAGGGAAAATATATAAGGGCTATTGAAGTCGGGAGATTTTGTTTTAATGGTAGTGAGGTATTGGAAGAGGTGATCATGTGAATTGGTATGATTGGATTTTGCCAACAAATATGTTAGGTGGAATAATGTTTGGTACGATTATTTCTGTTATATATGCTTATTTAATTAAACGAGAAACGAATAGTTGGTTTAAAGCGAATATGTCTTTTGTAGCAGGAATTATTATGAGTCTTATACTAGTATGGGTACTAAAGATATTGGAATGGATTTAAATCACAGAAAGTTTGTCATTTTCATAAGACAGTTTCTAACAATAGAAAAAAGCGATTTCTCTGAAACATGGAGGAATCGCTTTTTTCTTTTATTTTTATGAGACTATTGTAAAGAGTTTCTATTAAAAAACCAATCTATTTTCTTCATAAAATCTTCATACAGAGCTTGTATGGTTAGAAAAGACAGACATGGACGGAGGTGTATATATGGCAACATTGACTAAATTAATGTCTTTATCGGTAACAATCATCAGTTTAATCGCAGGCGTTCTTTCGTTTTATATAATGAGTGATTCACCGAAAGAACAGAAGAAGAGGCAAATAGAAGAAATAACATCACAGCTGATCAATTTTATTATTTTTGTTTGGATAAGCAAGGTAATCTTGAATATTTCAATATTTATTAGTGATCCTTTGGCTATATTAGCTTATCCAAGTGATTCAAGTGCCTTTTATCTAGCAATTTTAATAAGTGTTGTGTTCCTTTTTTATAAGTCAAAACGGGGCCAGCTGGATATGGTACTTTTCATTCAAGCTTTTATTCCAATCTTTTTGACAAGCTCGTTTTTATATGAATTCCTAAAATTTATTTTAGACGACAATGCTTTAGCGGTTGGAAGGATGGTATTACTGGCTATCCTACTTGTTTTATCCCTTTTTCAACCAGGAATCATGGTCATGCTAGTTAGTTGGACAGTGGGAATGTTCATTTTAGTCATCCTTCAGCCGTATGTGACAGTATTTGGTTATATAATGGCACCTTGGTTTTTAGCAGTCTTTTTTGTAGCAGCATTAGCTATTCATTTAGTAAATCAAAGAAAGAGGGATTGTGATGTCGGGTATTGATGCAAATACTTTTTTGCTAGTCGGGATGTTGTTGGCGATAGGAGCAGGCGCTTTATCGTTTCTATCACCTTGCGTGCTTCCAATCTTTCCGGCTTATTTATCTTATATTACGGGAATCAGTGTAAAAGAGCTTCAGGGTAGTCAATCACCGCAAATTCGTGGTAAGCTACTCAGCCATTCGATTGTATTTTTGCTGGGTGTTTCCCTTGTGTTTATTAGTTTAGGAGCTGGTGCATCCTTTTTTGGAAGGTGGATTCAATCACTATTAATTGGTGAATCAGGCTTATTTATTCAGCGGATGGCAGGTATTTTTTTAATTTTTATGGGGCTGTTTATCGGCGGTTGGATTAATAGTACAACATTAATGAAGGAACAGCGTATTCATTTTTCAAAAAGACCGACGGGGTATGTAGGTACCTTTTTTGTAGGGCTTGGCTTTGCTGCTGGCTGGACACCTTGTATCGGTCCTATCTTTGGATCGATTTTAATAGTA
Protein-coding regions in this window:
- a CDS encoding cytochrome c biogenesis CcdA family protein, which codes for MSGIDANTFLLVGMLLAIGAGALSFLSPCVLPIFPAYLSYITGISVKELQGSQSPQIRGKLLSHSIVFLLGVSLVFISLGAGASFFGRWIQSLLIGESGLFIQRMAGIFLIFMGLFIGGWINSTTLMKEQRIHFSKRPTGYVGTFFVGLGFAAGWTPCIGPIFGSILIVAATNPGQGILYTVMYVIGFSQPFLILTFFLSSTRVIVRHTQVIVKTGGMIMIIMGLVLFFGQMPRITEFLLRLIQDTWLSKLG
- a CDS encoding HipA family kinase; this translates as MYEQNIQPVQLVESIKQGYSKPQNILFSNGRQYAVKFKNNPSGTRILVNEYIAGRLGQILSLPIVPFEVVKINDDFINEHPILLQRKFTSGSQFASLFIDNCIQLERDSQNENITVSNKNHLAKIIVFDLWIGNTDRKENNVLLEPNGQGEYFLYMIDHGRCFSNAKWTVKTLEKMPKLEVTLNVHKWFAGLLQSENEIQSAIKEIMNIPEEIIRDVIQSIPDDWDVTVSEREALVAHLVNAQQLLPQLQIQRQNKDTKKKKSKKDKSKKKK